The Sporomusaceae bacterium FL31 genome contains a region encoding:
- the dcuB gene encoding C4-dicarboxylate ABC transporter translates to MISMQVLVVLGCLLLGTRFGGMGLGLIGGIGLFILTFVFGVEPGKPPVDVMLTILAVIACASVLQTAGGLNVMMRFAERLLRRHPEHITILAPVTTWALTFLCGTGHVVYTMFPIIYDIAINKNIRPERPMAVASVASQMGIGASPVSVSVVSMVSILAQAHGVGKAIGILQLLSVSIPATLAGVLVAALWSMRRGKDLDKDEEFQARLKDPEQKAEIYSASDTLLGKVFPKEYYWSTGIFFAAILGVVIFGAFPQLLPSFGPAGKLKPLSMNLVIQMLMLVAGAFILMTCKVNPREIANGPVFKAGMVAIVSVFGVAWMADSFFQSHFTLLKNTLAGVVASQPWLYAVVLFLISKLVNSQGAAIAAIAPMGISLGVDPKMMVAFFPAAYGYFVLPTYPSDLACIGFDRSGTTRIGKFIINHSFFMPGIIGVATGCVVGYLLVHVLM, encoded by the coding sequence ATGATTTCTATGCAAGTTCTAGTAGTCTTAGGCTGCCTGCTCCTAGGTACCCGCTTTGGCGGTATGGGGCTTGGTCTAATTGGTGGTATCGGTCTTTTTATACTTACTTTTGTTTTTGGTGTCGAGCCTGGCAAACCACCTGTTGATGTTATGTTGACTATCTTGGCGGTTATTGCTTGTGCTTCAGTTCTGCAAACTGCCGGAGGATTAAACGTTATGATGCGCTTTGCAGAGCGACTGCTGCGTCGTCATCCAGAGCATATCACCATTCTTGCTCCTGTAACGACTTGGGCCTTAACGTTCTTATGTGGTACTGGTCACGTGGTCTATACCATGTTCCCGATTATCTATGATATTGCAATTAACAAAAATATTCGCCCAGAACGACCTATGGCTGTTGCATCAGTTGCATCACAAATGGGTATCGGGGCATCCCCTGTTTCCGTTTCGGTCGTATCGATGGTTTCTATCCTAGCGCAGGCCCATGGCGTTGGTAAGGCTATTGGGATTTTGCAATTATTGTCTGTTTCAATTCCTGCTACTCTTGCCGGTGTATTGGTGGCTGCTCTTTGGAGCATGCGTCGTGGCAAGGATCTGGACAAAGATGAAGAGTTTCAAGCCAGACTTAAGGATCCGGAGCAAAAGGCGGAAATCTATAGCGCTTCAGATACCTTGTTAGGCAAAGTGTTTCCGAAGGAATATTATTGGTCTACCGGGATCTTCTTTGCTGCTATTCTCGGTGTAGTCATATTCGGTGCTTTCCCGCAACTGCTTCCTTCTTTTGGACCTGCTGGCAAGTTAAAACCACTTTCAATGAATTTGGTTATTCAAATGCTGATGTTAGTTGCTGGTGCATTTATTTTAATGACCTGCAAAGTCAATCCTCGCGAAATAGCAAATGGACCGGTTTTCAAAGCTGGTATGGTGGCAATCGTATCGGTGTTTGGTGTAGCGTGGATGGCTGATTCTTTCTTTCAGTCTCACTTCACTTTATTGAAGAATACGTTGGCCGGTGTTGTTGCAAGCCAGCCATGGCTATACGCAGTTGTGTTGTTCCTGATTTCAAAATTGGTTAACAGTCAGGGTGCCGCGATCGCTGCTATTGCGCCGATGGGTATCAGTTTAGGTGTAGATCCTAAAATGATGGTTGCGTTTTTCCCAGCGGCTTACGGCTACTTTGTTTTACCGACTTATCCAAGTGATCTGGCTTGCATCGGATTTGATCGGTCAGGCACTACAAGAATCGGTAAATTTATTATCAATCATAGCTTTTTCATGCCTGGTATCATTGGTGTTGCTACCGG
- the oppD_1 gene encoding oligopeptide/dipeptide ABC transporter ATP-binding protein yields MNPLLEVSNLSVVFDTYAGPVKAVDNVSFQIFPGEAVGIVGESGCGKSVTAHSIMQLNPTPPGRYPSGKILFDDTDLLQQTESALEKIRGNAISMIFQDPLTALNPVLTIGNQIAETLQLHQKLDQQSAYRQAAELLRLVGIPAPEQRLQDYPHQFSGGMRQRAMIAIALSCNPKLLIADEPTTALDVTIQAQILDLLKDLQAKLNTAIIFISHDLGAIAELCSRVIVMYAGKIIESGTTADIYYHPQHPYTWGLLKSLPRLDTPHKEQLTTIAGQPPDLLQPPAGCHFHPRCPYAMCICAERYPEVTQLSTDHQVTCWLQHPGAPKISREVKGQ; encoded by the coding sequence ATGAACCCTTTATTAGAAGTAAGCAATTTATCGGTTGTCTTTGATACTTATGCAGGTCCAGTCAAGGCTGTCGACAATGTCAGCTTTCAGATTTTCCCCGGCGAGGCCGTCGGCATTGTGGGTGAGTCCGGCTGTGGCAAAAGTGTGACAGCGCATTCCATCATGCAACTTAATCCGACGCCGCCTGGCCGCTATCCCAGCGGCAAAATTCTCTTTGATGATACCGATTTACTACAGCAAACCGAATCAGCACTTGAAAAGATTCGCGGCAATGCCATCAGTATGATTTTTCAAGATCCTCTGACTGCGCTAAATCCTGTGCTTACCATTGGAAATCAAATTGCTGAAACATTGCAATTACATCAAAAGCTTGATCAACAGTCCGCTTATCGTCAGGCTGCTGAACTGCTGCGTCTGGTCGGCATCCCGGCGCCGGAGCAGCGTCTGCAAGATTATCCTCACCAATTCAGCGGCGGCATGCGCCAGCGGGCCATGATTGCAATAGCACTCTCTTGCAACCCCAAATTACTGATTGCAGACGAGCCTACAACGGCTCTTGATGTAACCATCCAAGCCCAAATTCTTGATTTATTAAAAGACCTGCAAGCCAAACTCAATACCGCAATTATATTTATTTCTCATGACCTTGGAGCCATTGCCGAATTATGCAGCCGGGTCATTGTCATGTATGCCGGAAAAATCATTGAGTCCGGTACAACAGCAGACATTTATTATCACCCTCAGCATCCTTACACCTGGGGACTGCTCAAATCACTGCCGCGACTGGATACGCCTCATAAAGAACAGCTAACTACAATTGCCGGACAGCCGCCTGATCTTTTACAGCCACCTGCTGGCTGTCATTTCCATCCACGCTGTCCTTATGCCATGTGTATCTGTGCTGAGCGCTATCCTGAAGTCACTCAGCTTTCCACCGATCATCAGGTCACTTGCTGGCTGCAGCATCCGGGCGCTCCTAAGATATCGCGGGAGGTTAAGGGCCAATGA
- the oppC_1 gene encoding oligopeptide transport system permease protein OppC, translating into MHLNCDSFEPIKHRDISPPAITPATQGQHAWRRLKANKLAMLGLYTIILIMMIALVGPWLSSLSYSDQNLLQANKPPSSEHWFGTDSLGRDLFIRVLYGARISLSIGIVASLINLSIGVIYGGIAGFFGGRVDRMMMNIVDILYGIPVLLYVILLMVLLKPGLTNIFIALGIAYWLGMARIVRGQILSLKEQEFVLAARTIGASSWQILFRHLLPNCLGPIIITMTLAIPEAIFAEAFLSFIGLGVAAPMASWGVLASEGVTSLRSYPFQLFFPALAISVTMLAFNFLGDGLRDALDPRVRR; encoded by the coding sequence ATGCATCTCAATTGTGATTCTTTTGAACCAATTAAACACCGGGATATTTCTCCCCCTGCCATAACTCCCGCCACGCAAGGTCAGCATGCCTGGCGGCGTCTAAAAGCCAACAAATTAGCGATGCTAGGCTTATATACCATTATCCTGATTATGATGATTGCACTTGTCGGTCCCTGGCTATCTTCACTATCCTATTCAGATCAAAATCTGCTGCAAGCCAATAAGCCGCCCAGCAGCGAGCATTGGTTTGGAACGGACAGCCTAGGCCGTGATTTATTTATCCGTGTCCTTTATGGTGCCCGTATTTCTTTGTCTATCGGCATTGTTGCCAGTCTGATCAATCTTTCTATCGGGGTAATCTACGGTGGGATTGCCGGTTTCTTTGGCGGCCGCGTTGACCGGATGATGATGAACATTGTTGATATTTTATATGGAATCCCCGTGTTACTTTATGTAATACTATTAATGGTTCTCCTAAAACCAGGTTTAACAAATATTTTTATCGCCTTGGGCATTGCTTACTGGCTGGGTATGGCCCGGATTGTCCGGGGCCAAATCTTAAGTTTAAAAGAACAGGAATTTGTCTTGGCAGCACGCACGATTGGCGCCAGCTCCTGGCAAATATTATTTCGTCATCTACTCCCCAATTGTTTGGGGCCTATTATCATTACCATGACCCTGGCAATCCCGGAAGCCATCTTCGCCGAAGCGTTTTTAAGTTTTATCGGCCTTGGTGTAGCAGCACCAATGGCTAGCTGGGGTGTATTGGCTTCTGAAGGGGTAACCAGTTTGCGGTCTTATCCTTTTCAATTATTTTTTCCAGCTCTTGCGATCAGTGTAACCATGCTAGCCTTCAATTTTCTAGGAGATGGTCTGCGCGACGCACTCGACCCCCGGGTACGGCGCTAA
- a CDS encoding serine-type D-Ala-D-Ala carboxypeptidase: MLKRISVLLALILLAGVKLALAAPPQIYAEAAVVMVADDQHLLFGKNPNAIMYPASTTKIMTLITALEKGKPDNVVVVSPQVAGCEGSSLELRVNDKLTLREAEYGMMLVSGNDAAEAIAESVAGSIPSFVNLMNEQAEKIGANRTHFSNPHGLPDPINHFTTAYDLALITAYGLKNPEFAQIVSTRDHEVRFLNGISTRAHNTNKLLATYAGANGVKTGFTNDAGECLVAAAKRGNVQLIAVVLNSDYRWQDAAKLLDFGFQQLGI; the protein is encoded by the coding sequence ATGCTAAAACGAATTTCCGTATTACTGGCACTCATACTACTGGCTGGAGTCAAGCTGGCATTGGCAGCACCACCGCAAATCTATGCCGAAGCTGCTGTTGTCATGGTAGCTGATGATCAGCACCTATTGTTTGGGAAAAATCCTAATGCTATTATGTATCCCGCCAGTACCACCAAGATTATGACCCTCATTACGGCCTTGGAAAAAGGCAAACCTGACAATGTTGTTGTTGTTAGTCCACAAGTTGCTGGCTGCGAAGGATCAAGTCTGGAACTTCGTGTCAATGATAAGCTGACATTACGGGAAGCCGAATATGGAATGATGCTGGTTTCAGGAAACGATGCCGCTGAAGCTATCGCAGAATCAGTGGCTGGATCTATCCCGTCCTTTGTAAACTTGATGAATGAACAAGCTGAGAAAATTGGGGCTAACCGAACCCATTTTAGTAATCCTCATGGCTTACCTGATCCTATCAATCACTTTACTACAGCCTATGATTTGGCACTGATTACTGCTTACGGACTGAAAAATCCGGAGTTTGCGCAAATCGTTTCCACCCGTGATCATGAAGTTCGATTTTTAAATGGAATTAGCACGCGTGCGCACAATACCAATAAACTCCTTGCTACTTATGCGGGAGCAAATGGTGTGAAAACAGGATTTACTAATGATGCTGGCGAGTGTTTGGTCGCTGCAGCCAAACGAGGGAATGTTCAACTTATTGCGGTTGTTTTAAATAGTGATTACCGGTGGCAGGATGCAGCGAAACTCCTGGATTTTGGTTTTCAGCAATTAGGAATATAA
- a CDS encoding GGDEF domain-containing protein, giving the protein MAILILDGDIDIILMDVTIPGPGVEVAQHVAIENLKNVPVIMVTGNAEASQIEKALDEANFESITCSADKVELVARVQSALKLRKEIENGKAREKQLVDLNTRLLKLSSVDGLTGIANRRYFDEVLKREWRRAKRDHQSISIGLFDIDFFKNYNDTYGHLTGDDCLRKVADTIRNTLKRPGDVVARYGGEEFVVILPTTNRSGALQVGEEIRAAIESLQIEHSSSPVKQNLTVSGGIATGMPGQRDDITSPDQLVAFADRALYQAKSAGRNIVLHKDYEDF; this is encoded by the coding sequence ATGGCAATTTTAATCTTAGACGGAGATATTGATATCATCTTAATGGATGTCACCATACCTGGTCCTGGTGTTGAAGTTGCCCAGCATGTTGCAATAGAAAATCTAAAAAATGTTCCTGTAATTATGGTAACCGGAAATGCTGAGGCTAGCCAAATTGAAAAAGCGTTAGATGAAGCCAATTTTGAGAGTATCACCTGTTCTGCCGATAAGGTGGAACTGGTTGCGCGTGTTCAATCTGCTTTAAAGCTAAGAAAAGAAATCGAGAATGGTAAAGCGCGTGAAAAACAGTTAGTCGATTTAAATACAAGGCTGCTGAAACTTTCTTCAGTGGACGGACTTACCGGCATTGCTAATCGCCGCTACTTTGACGAGGTGCTAAAGCGAGAGTGGCGCCGCGCTAAACGAGATCATCAATCCATATCCATTGGTTTATTCGATATTGATTTTTTTAAGAATTACAATGATACCTATGGACATTTAACTGGTGATGATTGTTTGAGGAAAGTTGCGGACACCATTCGTAATACATTAAAGCGACCTGGAGATGTCGTTGCGCGCTATGGCGGTGAGGAATTTGTCGTTATTCTGCCGACAACGAATCGCTCCGGGGCATTGCAGGTTGGCGAAGAAATCCGAGCCGCTATCGAGTCGTTGCAAATTGAGCATAGCAGCTCACCTGTTAAACAGAATTTAACAGTGAGTGGCGGTATTGCCACCGGTATGCCTGGACAGCGTGACGATATTACAAGCCCAGATCAATTGGTGGCTTTCGCTGACCGAGCTTTGTATCAAGCAAAAAGTGCAGGAAGAAATATTGTTTTGCATAAGGACTACGAAGATTTTTAA
- a CDS encoding two-component system sensor histidine kinase DcuS: MNIRSIFELEFKLQTKIIVLVCGVVAVVLMVTGLLISRSMAEQVKDSMGRQAISIARFMAQSPVIIEGLTGKRDSADIQQYANINKTLANVQFIVIFDMDGVRKSHPNPEMVGQKLVGGDEAAALSGQEYLSEAEGTLGYSLRAFSPVFGPDGRQVGVVLVGILMQYVHDAVAQTQMILLLVMVVGMVVGTVGALLLARETKGVLFGLEPAVIAKRLEERSIILQSVREAIMAVDRNGVITLLNEEGKRLLRLSGIEADPLGRPVDEFVPHTRLLEIMETGKMELNQEQEIFGVSVLANQIPLVVNGTIVGAIATFRDKTEVKQLAEELTGVRDYVDALRSQAHEFMNRLHVILGLVQLENYDLLATYIQRIASDHQAEVDYVGRRIRNPVMAGFILSKLSLARERSILMELTDDSFLPEAEDAETTHKLVTIVGNLIENAFDAVANSAKQQVDLALNYKDNCLVIEVIDTGAGIAPELSEHIFEMGVSNKANERGFGLYLVKLNVDSLGGRIEFMRTDEGKTIFTIMIPYEIGGELG; this comes from the coding sequence ATGAACATTAGATCTATTTTTGAGCTTGAATTTAAATTGCAGACCAAGATTATTGTGCTCGTCTGTGGTGTGGTAGCTGTTGTCTTAATGGTAACCGGCTTGCTTATTTCACGCAGTATGGCAGAACAAGTTAAGGATAGTATGGGGCGGCAAGCTATTAGCATAGCCCGCTTTATGGCTCAGTCTCCAGTTATTATAGAGGGGCTGACTGGCAAGCGGGATAGTGCAGATATTCAGCAGTATGCGAATATTAATAAGACGCTGGCTAATGTCCAGTTTATTGTGATTTTTGATATGGATGGAGTGCGAAAGTCACATCCTAATCCTGAAATGGTGGGACAAAAATTAGTCGGAGGCGATGAGGCAGCTGCTTTATCTGGTCAAGAATACCTATCAGAAGCCGAGGGAACATTGGGTTATTCTCTGAGGGCATTTTCTCCCGTATTTGGTCCTGATGGCAGGCAGGTTGGAGTGGTGCTTGTCGGAATTCTCATGCAATATGTGCATGACGCAGTAGCGCAAACGCAAATGATTTTACTGCTCGTTATGGTGGTCGGTATGGTAGTCGGGACTGTAGGGGCTTTGCTGTTAGCCAGAGAGACCAAGGGTGTTCTATTTGGGCTGGAACCGGCAGTCATTGCCAAGCGATTAGAAGAGCGGAGTATTATTTTGCAATCGGTTCGCGAAGCCATCATGGCTGTTGACCGTAATGGCGTTATCACGTTGCTCAATGAAGAAGGGAAGCGATTGCTTCGGTTAAGTGGGATAGAAGCCGATCCCTTAGGACGGCCAGTTGATGAATTTGTGCCTCATACCCGATTATTAGAAATTATGGAAACAGGAAAAATGGAGCTGAATCAGGAACAAGAAATCTTTGGTGTTTCAGTGCTTGCGAATCAAATACCTTTAGTAGTAAATGGCACTATTGTAGGGGCAATTGCGACTTTCCGCGATAAAACCGAGGTAAAACAACTCGCAGAAGAACTTACCGGTGTTCGCGATTATGTGGATGCTCTACGGTCGCAAGCTCATGAATTTATGAATCGGCTCCATGTAATTTTGGGGCTAGTGCAACTCGAAAACTATGATTTATTAGCCACTTATATTCAGCGAATTGCATCTGATCATCAAGCAGAAGTCGATTATGTGGGGCGAAGAATACGCAATCCTGTTATGGCAGGTTTTATCTTGAGCAAACTAAGTCTAGCACGAGAGCGAAGCATTCTAATGGAATTAACTGATGACAGCTTCTTACCGGAAGCCGAAGATGCCGAGACCACTCATAAGCTGGTTACCATTGTGGGGAATCTTATTGAAAATGCATTTGATGCTGTGGCCAACAGTGCTAAGCAGCAAGTTGATCTAGCTCTTAACTATAAGGACAACTGCCTGGTTATTGAGGTAATAGACACTGGTGCTGGCATTGCTCCAGAGTTAAGTGAACATATTTTTGAAATGGGGGTTTCGAATAAGGCTAATGAGCGGGGCTTTGGTTTATATTTAGTAAAATTAAATGTCGATAGTTTAGGTGGACGTATTGAGTTTATGCGGACTGATGAGGGGAAAACAATATTTACGATTATGATACCTTATGAAATTGGAGGTGAACTCGGATGA
- a CDS encoding peptide ABC transporter permease codes for MLRYLLNRIFNSCIVLLAIITITFLLMHAIPGGPFTGEKNLPPAVLKNIEARYHLNDPLWQQYTDYLVNLVHFDLGPSFKYAGRSVNDIIEESFPVSLQLGTASISLAILFGIPAGAIAALRQNKWQDYSTMFLATLGVSMPSFVLATLLIYGFAIKLALLPAALWDGVEYMILPALALAGHPMAFIARLTRSSMLEVLSQDYIKTARAKGLSQTVILYRHALKNALIPVVTYIGPMAAGVLTGSFIIETIFAIPGLGRHFVTSIYNRDYTVILGITVFYSVLIIVFNLLVDLIYPLLDPRIKVNKEQGS; via the coding sequence TTGTTGCGATATTTATTAAATCGAATTTTTAATTCCTGTATCGTTTTGCTGGCAATTATTACGATCACTTTCCTGCTTATGCATGCTATTCCAGGCGGTCCCTTTACCGGCGAAAAAAATCTTCCGCCTGCTGTATTGAAAAATATTGAGGCCCGCTATCATCTCAATGATCCTCTATGGCAGCAATATACTGATTATCTGGTAAATTTAGTCCATTTTGATTTAGGTCCATCCTTTAAATATGCAGGCCGCTCAGTCAATGACATCATTGAAGAGAGTTTTCCAGTTTCTTTGCAACTCGGGACAGCAAGTATTAGTTTGGCGATCTTATTCGGTATTCCAGCTGGAGCCATTGCGGCACTGCGTCAAAATAAATGGCAGGATTATAGCACCATGTTTCTGGCAACACTAGGTGTTTCTATGCCCAGCTTTGTACTGGCAACTTTATTGATTTATGGATTTGCAATCAAACTGGCTTTATTGCCGGCAGCCTTATGGGATGGCGTCGAATATATGATACTGCCGGCTCTGGCTTTGGCAGGTCACCCTATGGCGTTTATTGCCCGCCTTACGCGCTCCAGTATGCTTGAAGTTCTCAGCCAGGACTATATTAAAACAGCCCGGGCAAAGGGTTTGTCACAAACAGTAATTCTTTACCGTCATGCATTAAAAAATGCGCTCATTCCTGTCGTCACTTATATTGGTCCAATGGCCGCGGGCGTGTTGACCGGCAGCTTCATCATTGAAACCATCTTCGCCATTCCCGGACTAGGGCGCCATTTCGTTACCAGCATTTACAATCGAGATTATACCGTCATTCTTGGCATAACGGTTTTTTACAGTGTGCTAATCATTGTCTTTAACCTTTTGGTTGATCTCATTTATCCGTTATTAGACCCCCGCATTAAAGTCAATAAGGAACAAGGGAGCTAA
- the malR gene encoding transcriptional regulatory protein MalR — protein MMIRVLIVEDDPMVAELNRRFLEKIDGFTLAAIVRNGDEALAFLQESRVELVLLDVFMPGMNGFEVLAAIRRQQYKTDVILVTAARDKQSVQAALRQGAADYLIKPFEFERFQAALLNYKQRLAFIENQSDFSQTALDEQVFRQTASSEKNELPKGLDRHTLKRVWECIVASSGEFTAETMASFVGISQVSMRKYLKYLEVEGLLSVKISYGAVGRPISKYRCANDKSSVNFAD, from the coding sequence ATGATGATAAGAGTTCTTATTGTAGAAGATGACCCAATGGTAGCTGAGTTAAACCGGCGGTTTTTAGAAAAAATTGATGGATTTACTTTGGCGGCAATTGTCCGCAATGGTGATGAAGCACTGGCATTCTTACAAGAGAGCCGGGTAGAACTAGTACTGTTAGATGTATTTATGCCAGGAATGAATGGTTTTGAGGTATTGGCAGCCATTCGCCGCCAGCAGTATAAAACGGATGTCATCTTGGTCACTGCAGCCAGAGATAAGCAATCAGTGCAGGCTGCTCTCCGCCAGGGTGCGGCAGATTATTTGATCAAACCTTTTGAGTTCGAACGTTTTCAAGCAGCCTTATTAAATTATAAGCAACGTTTGGCATTTATTGAGAATCAAAGCGATTTTAGTCAAACGGCTTTAGATGAACAGGTTTTCAGACAAACTGCCAGCAGCGAAAAAAATGAGCTGCCTAAAGGTCTGGACCGGCATACCTTAAAACGGGTATGGGAGTGTATTGTAGCCAGCAGTGGTGAATTTACGGCAGAAACCATGGCTAGTTTTGTTGGAATTTCCCAAGTATCCATGCGAAAATATTTAAAATATCTGGAAGTAGAAGGGCTGCTTAGTGTCAAAATTAGTTATGGTGCTGTCGGTCGTCCGATATCAAAATATCGCTGCGCAAATGATAAATCATCAGTAAATTTTGCCGATTAA